The following are encoded together in the bacterium genome:
- a CDS encoding ornithine cyclodeaminase yields MRFIPSDTLRELITMPEAITAMQSAFSALSDGSAVVPLRTTLDFPGSDARALIMPAYHSSSRYFTTKIVTVCPTNAARHLPLIHGTLIVTDGSTGKTLALMDAEWITALRTGAASGLATEWMALPDAHTLGVFGTGAQAYEQVRGVMSVRKLTRIIIFGRDPQKTTTFCKTVSNQFAIPCFPAQAPQEVSQCDILCCATNAHNPVFEDKYLTHGTHINGIGAFKPAMREIPSATIARARIIVDQRASAWREAGDLILAQKDGVVAEDCIAGEIGEVVTHKTSGRISREQITIFKSVGNAIQDNVIASMAYERALKAGIGTEI; encoded by the coding sequence ATGCGATTTATTCCAAGCGACACACTGCGTGAGTTGATCACTATGCCTGAAGCGATAACGGCAATGCAATCGGCATTTTCTGCATTATCCGATGGGTCGGCTGTTGTGCCGCTTCGAACGACCCTTGACTTTCCCGGTTCCGACGCCCGTGCGCTGATCATGCCGGCTTATCATTCATCATCTCGGTACTTCACGACCAAAATAGTGACGGTATGTCCGACCAATGCCGCGCGCCATCTTCCGCTCATCCACGGTACACTGATCGTTACGGACGGATCCACAGGAAAAACACTGGCACTGATGGATGCAGAGTGGATTACGGCTTTGCGGACTGGTGCGGCTTCCGGACTGGCCACGGAATGGATGGCTCTTCCCGATGCGCATACATTAGGAGTTTTCGGGACAGGTGCGCAGGCCTACGAACAGGTGCGTGGCGTCATGAGTGTACGGAAATTAACACGGATTATTATATTTGGCCGCGATCCCCAAAAAACAACTACGTTTTGTAAAACTGTTTCAAATCAATTTGCAATTCCTTGTTTTCCCGCTCAAGCGCCGCAAGAGGTTTCCCAATGTGATATCCTCTGCTGCGCAACCAATGCGCATAACCCGGTTTTTGAAGATAAGTATCTCACGCACGGTACGCACATCAATGGTATCGGCGCATTCAAACCCGCAATGCGTGAAATACCATCAGCGACTATAGCACGCGCTCGCATTATCGTAGATCAACGCGCATCCGCATGGCGTGAAGCCGGCGACTTGATCCTCGCTCAAAAAGATGGAGTAGTCGCTGAAGATTGCATTGCCGGCGAAATCGGCGAAGTCGTCACGCATAAAACTTCCGGACGTATATCCCGAGAACAAATCACCATCTTCAAGTCCGTAGGTAATGCGATTCAGGATAATGTAATTGCATCCATGGCTTATGAACGTGCCCTCAAAGCGGGAATAGGAACGGAGATTTGA
- a CDS encoding ECF transporter S component, with amino-acid sequence MSASEAQTLALQGVKAYTLQIIFVLVAVLLPIGMHFIGAPVRIMLPMHWPIILAGLVYGWRAGTIAGIFAPILSYIVSGYPLPSILPSMTVELMIYGLSIGLMREKTSINKFACVLMGLIFGRIAFIVCALLTYVPESNAVEYFEVALLPGVWAAVGQIVMLPILSSWWIRQDNS; translated from the coding sequence ATGTCAGCAAGTGAAGCACAGACCTTAGCTTTGCAAGGAGTGAAAGCATACACTCTACAAATCATATTTGTTTTGGTCGCCGTTCTATTGCCAATAGGAATGCATTTCATTGGTGCACCGGTAAGAATAATGCTACCGATGCATTGGCCAATCATTTTAGCTGGCTTGGTATACGGTTGGCGTGCAGGAACAATTGCAGGCATTTTTGCACCAATACTCAGTTATATTGTTTCTGGTTATCCATTGCCTAGTATCTTACCGTCAATGACGGTTGAACTTATGATATATGGATTGTCAATAGGATTGATGCGAGAAAAAACAAGCATAAATAAGTTTGCTTGTGTATTGATGGGTCTAATCTTTGGAAGAATAGCATTTATTGTCTGTGCTCTCTTGACTTATGTGCCTGAGTCAAACGCTGTTGAATACTTTGAAGTCGCACTTTTACCGGGTGTCTGGGCCGCCGTGGGTCAGATCGTGATGCTTCCTATTCTCAGCAGTTGGTGGATCAGGCAAGATAATTCGTAA